One genomic window of Limanda limanda chromosome 16, fLimLim1.1, whole genome shotgun sequence includes the following:
- the serpine3 gene encoding probable serpin E3 — protein sequence MRRHPVASLLICFWLVERSHCNGSLQESMGVLHTRFALSLYQTLTETENNSNLIVSPVSVSLSLGLLQFGARGNTLAQLEETLGYNVNDAQVHDLLLHSQGDVSNTSQGMWLQQTCTLFIQSGVQLLTEFTQHAAVWANTSVVRANFSQPNHTHSPQERPNHNHDETWPLQAGSSSGELSGSGEAQTEALWWGHRLQMALVNTVAFRGVWQKHFLFTNTQNLPFTLSDGIAIKVPMMYQATEVSFGQFRTASDLRYTVLELPYLGRSLSLQVVLPSEKKTPLSSLDSQLNARQLASWDTGLRRTKMDIFLPRFRMQNKFNLRSVLPAMGISDAFNPTAADFTGISEAEGLYVSDAFHEVRIEVTEDGTKAAAATAMVLLKRSRAPVFKADRPFLFLLRQVNTGSVLFMGRVMNPADQAP from the exons ATGCGTCGCCATCCGGTGGCTTCACTCCTTATTTGCTTCTGGTTGGTGGAGAGGAGCCACTGTAACGGCAGCCTGCAGGAGAGCATGGGAGTGCTGCACACCAGGTTCGCCCTCAGCCTCTACCAGACGCTCACCGAGACGGAGAACAACTCCAACCTGATCGTGTCTCCTGTGAGCGTCTCCTTGTCCCTGGGCCTGCTGCAGTTTGGGGCCAGGGGCAACACGCTCGCTCAGCTGGAGGAGACGCTGGGGTACAACGTCAACG ACGCTCAGGTACATGACCTCCTGTTGCACTCCCAGGGTGACGTGAGCAACACCAGCCAGGGGATGTGGCTGCAGCAGACCTGCACGTTATTCATCCAGAGTGGCGTCCAGCTCCTGACGGAGTTCACACAGCACGCAGCCGTCTGGGCCAACACCAGTGTGGTCCGGGCCAACTTCAGCCAACCCAACCACACCCACAGCCCGCAGGAGAGACCGAACCACAACCATG ATGAGACGTGGCCCCTCCAGGCAGGAAGCAGCAGCGGGGAGCTGTCGGGCTCGGGCGAGGCCCAGACGGAGGCTCTGTGGTGGGGCCACCGGCTGCAGATGGCCCTGGTCAACACGGTGGCCTTCAGGGGCGTCTGGCAGAaacacttcctcttcaccaACACCCAGAACCTGCCCTTCACCCTCTCCGACGGGATTGCTATCAAGGTGCCCATGATGTACCAGGCCACAGAGGTCAGCTTCG GTCAGTTCAGGACGGCATCAGACCTGCGATACACCGTGCTGGAGCTGCCTTACCTGGGCCGCTCCCTGAGCCTGCAGGTGGTCCTGCCCAGCGAGAAGAAGACGCCGCTGTCCTCCCTCGACTCCCAGCTCAACGCTCGCCAACTGGCGTCCTGGGACACTGGCCTACGCAGAACCAagatggacattttcctgcccAG GTTCAGGATGCAGAACAAGTTTAACCTGAGGTCGGTGCTTCCCGCCATGGGCATCAGTGACGCCTTTAACCCAACAGCAGCTGACTTCACTGGGATTTCAG aGGCGGAGGGCCTTTATGTGTCTGATGCTTTCCATGAAGTGAGGATAGAAGTCACAGAAGACGGGACAAAGGCAGCTGCTGCCACAG CTATGGTGCTACTGAAACGATCCCGTGCTCCTGTTTTCAAGGCGGACCGGCCGTTCTTGTTTCTGCTGCGACAGGTTAACACAG GATCCGTCTTATTCATGGGCCGAGTGATGAACCCAGCAGACCAAGCACCCTGA